The following proteins are co-located in the Primulina tabacum isolate GXHZ01 chromosome 11, ASM2559414v2, whole genome shotgun sequence genome:
- the LOC142518560 gene encoding uncharacterized protein LOC142518560 isoform X2 — METSEVDISDKEGKETETTSSQASANSCVVVAHSIGREEALRLKNLAEQKYTANDIQFALKYAKRAHKLEPSLEGLSEMIEAFKIICAAATPIFPATTESTSGLPPDYYKILQLERFSHINAIKKQYKKLALTLHPDKNPLPASEEAFKFVGEAVRVLSDKIWRKEYDMRLRIVIQSQTEGVAVVGAETFWTACSTCRLLHKFERKYLGHSLMCPRCKKCFKAVEVKENAGIGENVEEVEVNEGIGAGPTRVSARIQEKVLKGEKVGVLEKFNLGLKRKINSVGKPLERSGEKVARYEDRDGGLVKGLKSKRVENVGNSSGSGHGAGLNRVGKSASGYGRSSGDCVSGRSKRANIREEEMMTLAQMQMLVKQKADVDKLGVKKMKDNNEKLQHKEGDREKMNNTKGNNEKLKPKEKASTKEKKMSSLKINSDSHSASKDENLEVMKKIASEYHSDVDIEVLRASKKGDPVIMPVEDSEFHDFDNARRVRSFKKGQVWAAYDDDDGMPRHYALIDDVSVNPFEVSLSWLKCECKGDEELMLRQKMGCPISCGRFKVSWKVMVKYRNLFSHIVDNERAARDLYRIYPKKGSIWALYQTNDLDTERSNPGVKDKRCYDIIVSLSSYSDIHGLSIASLEKVDGFRAVFKRREVGARAVQWLGKSDTKRFSHQIPAKKLSGDEATNLPQDCWELDPASLSPQVSTGL; from the exons ATGGAGACTAGTGAGGTGGATATATCGGATAAAGAAGGAAAGGAGACAGAAACTACTTCTTCGCAG GCTTCTGCTAATTCTTGCGTAGTTGTGGCTCATTCGATTGGTCGAGAAGAAGCTCTCCGTCTTAAAAACTTAGCAGAGCAAAAATACACCGCAAATGACATccaatttgcattaaaatacgCCAAACGCGCCCATAAGCTTGAACCATCTCTTGAAGGGCTTTCAGAAATGATCGAGGCCTTCAAAATCATCTGTGCTGCTGCCACACCCATTTTTCCAGCCACAACAGAAAGTACTTCCGGTCTTCCTCCAGATTACTACAAGATTCTTCAGTTAGAGCGCTTCTCGCACATCAATGCTATCAAGAAACAGTACAAGAAGCTGGCTTTAACCCTACATCCAGACAAAAACCCACTACCTGCTTCTGAGGAGGCGTTTAAGTTTGTCGGTGAGGCAGTGAGGGTTTTATCAGATAAGATTTGGAGAAAAGAGTATGACATGAGGCTTAGGATTGTGATTCAATCACAAACAGAGGGGGTGGCAGTAGTAGGAGCAGAGACGTTTTGGACGGCGTGCTCGACATGCAGGCTACTGCATAAATTCGAGAGGAAATATTTGGGGCATAGTTTGATGTGCCCTAGGTGTAAGAAATGCTTTAAGGCTGTGGAGGTGAAAGAGAATGCTGGGATTGGAGAAAATGTTGAAGAAGTGGAGGTTAACGAGGGGATTGGAGCTGGGCCTACAAGGGTAAGTGCTAGGATTCAGGAGAAAGTGTTGAAGGGTGAAAAAGTAGGGGTTTTGGAGAAGTTTAATTTGGGGCTGAAGCGGAAAATCAATAGCGTGGGGAAGCCTTTGGAGAGGTCGGGGGAGAAAGTGGCAAGATATGAGGATCGAGATGGTGGGTTGGTAAAGGGTTTAAAGTCGAAGAGAGTGGAAAATGTTGGAAATTCGAGTGGAAGTGGTCATGGAGCAGGGTTGAATAGAGTGGGAAAGTCTGCCAGTGGATACGGAAGGAGTAGCGGCGACTGTGTAAGTGGAAGGTCCAAGAGAGCAAACATTCGAGAAGAAGAAATGATGACGTTGGCACAAATGCAGATGTTGGTAAAACAAAAGGCAGATGTGGATAAGTTGGGAgtgaaaaaaatgaaagataatAATGAGAAGTTGCAGCATAAGGAGGGAGACAGAGAGAAAATGAATAACACTAAAGGCAATAACGAGAAGTTGAAGCCAAAAGAAAAGGCCTCGAccaaggaaaagaaaatgtcgAGCTTGAAGATAAATAGTGATAGCCATAGTGCTTCAAAGGATGAGAATTTGGAAGTTATGAAGAAAATAGCTTCTGAATATCATTCAGATGTGGATATTGAGGTGCTTAGAGCATCAAAAAAAGGTGATCCGGTGATAATGCCTGTGGAAGATTCAGAATTCCATGATTTTGACAATGCTCGCAGGGTAAGGAGTTTCAAGAAAGGACAAGTCTGGGCAGCATATGATGATGACGATGGAATGCCAAGGCATTATGCACTAATTGATGATGTCTCTGTGAATCCGTTTGAGGTATCTTTAAGTTGGTTAAAATGTGAATGTAAGGGAGATGAGGAACTAATGCTTAGGCAGAAAATGGGATGTCCCATATCATGTGGGAGATTTAAGGTTTCTTGGAAAGTTATGGTTAAATATCGAAATTTGTTCTCTCACATCGTGGATAACGAAAGAGCAGCAAGAGACCTTTATCGAATTTATCCCAAGAAAGGTTCGATTTGGGCACTCTACCAAACAAATGATTTAGATACTGAAAGAAGTAACCCAGGGGTCAAAGATAAGCGATGCTACGATATTATTGTCTCCTTGAGCAGTTACAGCGATATTCATGGCTTGAGTATAGCTTCTCTGGAGAAAGTCGATGGGTTCAGGGCAGTTTTCAAGAGACGAGAAGTCGGGGCTCGTGCTGTCCAATGGCTTGGAAAAAGCGATACTAAGCGTTTTTCGCATCAGATTCCCGCGAAGAAACTCTCTGGCGACGAAGCGACGAACCTTCCCCAGGATTGCTGGGAATTGGATCCTGCTTCACTTAGTCCTCAGGTGTCTACAGGGTTATAG
- the LOC142518560 gene encoding uncharacterized protein LOC142518560 isoform X1: METSEVDISDKEGKETETTSSQEQASANSCVVVAHSIGREEALRLKNLAEQKYTANDIQFALKYAKRAHKLEPSLEGLSEMIEAFKIICAAATPIFPATTESTSGLPPDYYKILQLERFSHINAIKKQYKKLALTLHPDKNPLPASEEAFKFVGEAVRVLSDKIWRKEYDMRLRIVIQSQTEGVAVVGAETFWTACSTCRLLHKFERKYLGHSLMCPRCKKCFKAVEVKENAGIGENVEEVEVNEGIGAGPTRVSARIQEKVLKGEKVGVLEKFNLGLKRKINSVGKPLERSGEKVARYEDRDGGLVKGLKSKRVENVGNSSGSGHGAGLNRVGKSASGYGRSSGDCVSGRSKRANIREEEMMTLAQMQMLVKQKADVDKLGVKKMKDNNEKLQHKEGDREKMNNTKGNNEKLKPKEKASTKEKKMSSLKINSDSHSASKDENLEVMKKIASEYHSDVDIEVLRASKKGDPVIMPVEDSEFHDFDNARRVRSFKKGQVWAAYDDDDGMPRHYALIDDVSVNPFEVSLSWLKCECKGDEELMLRQKMGCPISCGRFKVSWKVMVKYRNLFSHIVDNERAARDLYRIYPKKGSIWALYQTNDLDTERSNPGVKDKRCYDIIVSLSSYSDIHGLSIASLEKVDGFRAVFKRREVGARAVQWLGKSDTKRFSHQIPAKKLSGDEATNLPQDCWELDPASLSPQVSTGL; this comes from the exons ATGGAGACTAGTGAGGTGGATATATCGGATAAAGAAGGAAAGGAGACAGAAACTACTTCTTCGCAG GAGCAGGCTTCTGCTAATTCTTGCGTAGTTGTGGCTCATTCGATTGGTCGAGAAGAAGCTCTCCGTCTTAAAAACTTAGCAGAGCAAAAATACACCGCAAATGACATccaatttgcattaaaatacgCCAAACGCGCCCATAAGCTTGAACCATCTCTTGAAGGGCTTTCAGAAATGATCGAGGCCTTCAAAATCATCTGTGCTGCTGCCACACCCATTTTTCCAGCCACAACAGAAAGTACTTCCGGTCTTCCTCCAGATTACTACAAGATTCTTCAGTTAGAGCGCTTCTCGCACATCAATGCTATCAAGAAACAGTACAAGAAGCTGGCTTTAACCCTACATCCAGACAAAAACCCACTACCTGCTTCTGAGGAGGCGTTTAAGTTTGTCGGTGAGGCAGTGAGGGTTTTATCAGATAAGATTTGGAGAAAAGAGTATGACATGAGGCTTAGGATTGTGATTCAATCACAAACAGAGGGGGTGGCAGTAGTAGGAGCAGAGACGTTTTGGACGGCGTGCTCGACATGCAGGCTACTGCATAAATTCGAGAGGAAATATTTGGGGCATAGTTTGATGTGCCCTAGGTGTAAGAAATGCTTTAAGGCTGTGGAGGTGAAAGAGAATGCTGGGATTGGAGAAAATGTTGAAGAAGTGGAGGTTAACGAGGGGATTGGAGCTGGGCCTACAAGGGTAAGTGCTAGGATTCAGGAGAAAGTGTTGAAGGGTGAAAAAGTAGGGGTTTTGGAGAAGTTTAATTTGGGGCTGAAGCGGAAAATCAATAGCGTGGGGAAGCCTTTGGAGAGGTCGGGGGAGAAAGTGGCAAGATATGAGGATCGAGATGGTGGGTTGGTAAAGGGTTTAAAGTCGAAGAGAGTGGAAAATGTTGGAAATTCGAGTGGAAGTGGTCATGGAGCAGGGTTGAATAGAGTGGGAAAGTCTGCCAGTGGATACGGAAGGAGTAGCGGCGACTGTGTAAGTGGAAGGTCCAAGAGAGCAAACATTCGAGAAGAAGAAATGATGACGTTGGCACAAATGCAGATGTTGGTAAAACAAAAGGCAGATGTGGATAAGTTGGGAgtgaaaaaaatgaaagataatAATGAGAAGTTGCAGCATAAGGAGGGAGACAGAGAGAAAATGAATAACACTAAAGGCAATAACGAGAAGTTGAAGCCAAAAGAAAAGGCCTCGAccaaggaaaagaaaatgtcgAGCTTGAAGATAAATAGTGATAGCCATAGTGCTTCAAAGGATGAGAATTTGGAAGTTATGAAGAAAATAGCTTCTGAATATCATTCAGATGTGGATATTGAGGTGCTTAGAGCATCAAAAAAAGGTGATCCGGTGATAATGCCTGTGGAAGATTCAGAATTCCATGATTTTGACAATGCTCGCAGGGTAAGGAGTTTCAAGAAAGGACAAGTCTGGGCAGCATATGATGATGACGATGGAATGCCAAGGCATTATGCACTAATTGATGATGTCTCTGTGAATCCGTTTGAGGTATCTTTAAGTTGGTTAAAATGTGAATGTAAGGGAGATGAGGAACTAATGCTTAGGCAGAAAATGGGATGTCCCATATCATGTGGGAGATTTAAGGTTTCTTGGAAAGTTATGGTTAAATATCGAAATTTGTTCTCTCACATCGTGGATAACGAAAGAGCAGCAAGAGACCTTTATCGAATTTATCCCAAGAAAGGTTCGATTTGGGCACTCTACCAAACAAATGATTTAGATACTGAAAGAAGTAACCCAGGGGTCAAAGATAAGCGATGCTACGATATTATTGTCTCCTTGAGCAGTTACAGCGATATTCATGGCTTGAGTATAGCTTCTCTGGAGAAAGTCGATGGGTTCAGGGCAGTTTTCAAGAGACGAGAAGTCGGGGCTCGTGCTGTCCAATGGCTTGGAAAAAGCGATACTAAGCGTTTTTCGCATCAGATTCCCGCGAAGAAACTCTCTGGCGACGAAGCGACGAACCTTCCCCAGGATTGCTGGGAATTGGATCCTGCTTCACTTAGTCCTCAGGTGTCTACAGGGTTATAG